Part of the Ignatzschineria larvae DSM 13226 genome, AAATGTTAGTGTATAAGCACTATAACAGTGTGAGTTTGAGTATTCAGTCAAACTCACCTTGTCATAATTGCAAGTTATTCAAGTCCGAAAGCATTGCTACCATACATTCCTTGGAGCTCTAATGCTTTACCGCCTCCGCGAACAACACAGGTAAGCGGATCATCTGCGATAATAGCATCAAGGCCTGTTTCTTCAGAAATAAGTTGATCAATGTTACGAAGTAGAGCGCCGCCCCCCGTAATGACAATGCCGCGTTCTGAAATATCAGCTGCAAGCTCTGGCGGTGTCGACTCAAGCGCTAATTGAACTGCGCTGACAATTCCTTGTAGAGGCTCCATTAAGGCTTCTAAAATCTCATTTGAAGTGAGTGAGAATGTTCGTGGTAAGCCCTCACTCAAGTTACGGCCACGTACCTGTGTTTCTAAAACTTCAGCTGTTGGGAATGCTGTGCCTATATCATGTTTAATGCGCTCAGCAGTAGGTTCACCAATCAACATACCGTAATTTCGGCGAACATAATTAATAATCGCCTCATCAAATGTATCTCCACCAATTCTGACAGAATTAGCGTAAACAATCCCTGTAAGTGAGATAACCGCTACCTCAGACGTTCCCCCACCAATATCAAGTACCATAGATCCTGTTGCTTCATGTACAGGAATACCGGCACCTAAGGCCGCAGCCATGGGTTCAGGGATAAGACGTGCTGCCAATGCGCCAGCACTTTCAGCTGCTTCTTTAATTGCGCGACGTTCAACATGTGTAGCGCCTGAAGGTACACAAACGATGACGCGCGGATTAGGCCGACCTAAGAAGAAGTTACGTTTTAAAACTTGGTTAATGAAGTTTTCTAACATAATTTCTGTTTTAGGTAGGTCTGCGATAACGCCATCCTTCAGTGGGCGCGTAGTCTCAATAGTATCGGGCGCTCTACCTAACATCAATTTCGCTTCTTGCCCAACGGCTGAGAGGCGAGGTCTACCTGTTTTAGGATCGCGCTCAATGGCCACTACAGATGGTTGATTGAGAACGATTCCTTGGCCACGCATATAGATCAATGTATTTGCTGTACCAAGATCAATTGAAAGATCGCGGGAAAAAAAAGATTTCAAACGTTTTGGGATCATATTTATGTACTCAATGAAAAATCAGTTATCGTGTTATCACTACCAAATAAAATTGCAAAAGTAGGCAGACCTAGGAAAATAAGGTACGATTATAGCAATTAATGGCATTCAATGATTAAATATTTGGTAAATTTTTATTTTTTATGCTGTATTTTACGATGTTGTATTCATGTAATTTGAAGGAGTAGAAGATGAGTCAAAAAAGACGCTTTGTCGCAGGAAACTGGAAGATGAATGGTAGTTTGGCTACTAATCGCGCGTTGCTTAATGATTTAAGTGATTCGCTAAAAGATGCGACTGCTGATGTGGTTGTGTTTCCACCGTCAATCTATTTACAACAAGTAAGTACAATTTTAGAAGATAGTAATATTAAAGTAGGCGTACAAAATATCTCACCTGAACCTAAAGGTGCTTTTACAGGTGAGATTTCACTTGCAATGGTCAAAGAGTTTGGTTGTGAATATGTGTTAATTGGTCACTCTGAACGCCGTACT contains:
- a CDS encoding rod shape-determining protein, translated to MPKRLKSFFSRDLSIDLGTANTLIYMRGQGIVLNQPSVVAIERDPKTGRPRLSAVGQEAKLMLGRAPDTIETTRPLKDGVIADLPKTEIMLENFINQVLKRNFFLGRPNPRVIVCVPSGATHVERRAIKEAAESAGALAARLIPEPMAAALGAGIPVHEATGSMVLDIGGGTSEVAVISLTGIVYANSVRIGGDTFDEAIINYVRRNYGMLIGEPTAERIKHDIGTAFPTAEVLETQVRGRNLSEGLPRTFSLTSNEILEALMEPLQGIVSAVQLALESTPPELAADISERGIVITGGGALLRNIDQLISEETGLDAIIADDPLTCVVRGGGKALELQGMYGSNAFGLE